The nucleotide sequence tatatcatgattaagagcatgcacttccataataatagaggttttgttctcttatatagtcagtataaaaataaattatctcagatggtcctgctcaatacactcatagtgtactagtgtaattttatagtctagataaactaataccaaattacactacaaccactccaatgagtTGTCCATTCCATCtttgttgtgagctactatttataatttataaggatctgataacatgatcttctgtgtgtcttctcacaccatgttatctacaatataaattaaatggacaactatacttaccataaatgtagacatttgaccaatgtgattcttatgtctagataaatgtttatacaaaagctaggcttttagtatacattccaacaggtactagtttagacgtgtcttctctaatttccttaagaataattttactcatgggcttgtggttcattacatagtcctcttctaaaaatcgggcattggtgctaacaatgaccttctgatttttaatactataaacctcctttcgtttctctaggataaaccataaacaagtgaactcatgttcgtaattccaacttatcagtgtctcccttcagcacatgtgttggactaccccaaatccgaatatacttcagactaggcttatgcccattccataattctatgggagtagagggtactgacttagaaagtACTATGTTCACTatcgtttctagagtatatccccaaaatgaatttggtaattctgaataactcatcattgatgtaactatttcataagagtcctataccttcgttctgccacaccattctgttggggtgtaccaggtacagataattgggattgaatcccaacctctgataagtaactcctaaactatcctaagaggtactctctaccacgatcagaccgtagtgtcttgatacttttaccatgatgtttctccacatcagccttgtactctttgaaattatcaaagcactcagatttgcggtgcatcaagtaaatatacccgtatctcgaatagtcgtctataaaagagatgaaatattcgaaaccacctcttgcctggatagtcatagatacaaatcagaatgaaccaattccaacacatctttggctctataacccttggccttaaaaggtctcgtggtcattttcccttccaagccAAACTCATAGatttggaaagttttccactactaatgaactcaaaagttcattggctattcacctttgaatcctactcaagttaatatgacctagccttagatgccaaagatatgtttggttcatttccaaaggttgcttcctcttattagaattagaggatgcgttattaatttccttttgttgcatccactacaagaaaaaagctaaacaacaacgcttttttggcgttgtcgtatgtacttaaaaagtgatgttgtagatggtgttgtagaaagtcatatcaaagacaacgctttaaaagcgttgtggttggtcacaaagacaacgctttttaagcgttgtcttttcgttcttaaaaagcgttgttatagatgctgttgtaaaaatgcacatatcaaagacaacactttaaaagcgttgtggttggtcacaaagacaacgctttttaagcgttgtctattcgttcttaaaaagcgttgttaaagatgctgttgtaaaaatgcacatatcaaagacaacgctttaaaagcgttgtggttggtctcaaagacattgttttttaagcgttgtcttttattacttaaaaacgttgtctttttaaatttataaaaaatagtgtttttcttaattaaatagcaaaaattataaaaaatactcaaaatttacatataattgaatatccacaaccacaatcatttttataataagactatttaacaaataaataaaactttatattatacaaacaaaatgtatacatattgatccacaaattaaatttgtatcatacaggttatccttaacttcatgacaataatttttcaaacacacaagttttacaaaacctcatcattgactaactgctgttgttggtgtccatcgcatggaattgcttctttaagtccaacaatctcttcttctgaaaggctttcagctatcactcttagagccatcttcttcaacttgtcatcagcacacctggggttgtaggcaatcaagaaattttgtatgaaaactttcatacatgtaaatctcgtactaaataatatgtcaatgttatatatacatgtaattcataccgtaagtgtgtttatatcgtaactgacaagttttctttagggccaacttctactcaagctctttaaacactgcatcaaaataaaaaaattggcattagttctgtgctaaatgaaaatcatatttagaggaaaaagcgggagtgttgtagatggatatattaaccaagcatattaatgtttgacctgtctttacaagttctaagcatatatattaaccaagcatataacctaagaggaataagttacaaaatgctacttgatgtttgacctgtctttattggattttgcggccccggtcttcttgtagccaggcacaatgtaatacttgatgttgactctacctttgcagttgtttcggcttgaggagtggcaaagaatggtggagtagaggatggattttaggtattcatccgtgccatcgaggaaatgacttattcctcttaggttgcCACAGGAACAGGATCTTCCACATCGAAGAAAAATATTACCCCATTTCCTTTTGCATCAGCATCACCTGCTGAACTGAGAAGAGCTAAGACGGCGAATTGAGATTCATCATGGGAACAGCTTACGGCTGTAAAAAAATGGGAACCATCAACAAGACAAAAGATTACAATCTTCTAACTACTCAAAGAGAAAATAGTATAAAgttaaagaaatataaaaaattctataaatatttcACAAAATGTGAGCTTTGTTTGTAATCATACACCATTCGCAAAGCCACGGTAAGTTTATACTGGTCCAACAATGGACTGGTTCTTGCTGCCTATTTTGGACATTTGCAATTTATTAATATTAGTGCATGTATGCTAGAGACACTTGCAAAATAGAAGCTTTAGGACTCAAGATTGTTGTTGTATAGAACTGTTGACATGAACATCTAAAGTGCCAAAAATGGACtggttctttttatttcattttaattttctggTTCTTTTAGTCTTGGATTTATACTACGATCATTTAAGAGCCAAAAAATGCACACCTTCTGTAACAATCCCGTGAGACCAGTACAATGCCAAATTTGAAGTACTCCAAACTGAAAGTTGTGGCTTTAAACCGTGTGTATAGGACACCAGATATTCTGATTCCCCAACAAATGAAGGCTTTGTAATTGGCTgtacaagaaaaaggaaaaaaaaacagatgTAAGGACATTCACTGCTATTTCGATTTGCCAGATAACAATATAGGCAAAATGATGATTACCGAAAGTGTATCTCCAATCATAGCCACAAGAATATTGGAATctggatcccataatgtaattaTAGTCTCAGCTGCAATAGCAAGGACTGATCCATCGGCAGAAAAAGCAGCAGCTGTTAATGATTTTCCCCTGTCATCAATTCAAAGAAATTAATTTCATGGGAGTTCCACTGCGCAACAACACTATATGATGGGAAAAGAAATATATGCAagcaaataatttcaaaaaatagtTTAAAGATTTCACcaataattcaattaaaaaacaAGGCATCCTTTAAATTAAGAAACAGTATCTTTTTTTCATAATTAATGTATATACAAAATTGCAAGTTCCATACGCCCAATCAACTGGTTCAGCTCTGAGTAGCATCAAATACAAGTATTACTTTAAATATCTCTGCTTGATTTGAAAGCTGTCTGCTTCCacaaattatttcaatttcattcgatacaaataattttttatgttaaaataaatcataaaaactaAAAGGCATCAAATGAGCAATGATATTAATATAATAAAGGAAAAAACATTTCATTGGCAGCAAAATTTAATACTTGTATGAACCAACAGATTGGCATCTCCAACCAGTTCTCTGGATTGATTCATTATTTCTGTCGGCATGAGAACCATGAACCCAAACCTGAAAAATAGATTACTCATTTAATCATTATATACAATGGGGCAACAGAAAGAAAAGAGCCTAATAGACACTACCTTAAAATCACCACCATAAGATGATGTGACAGCCATGTTGTGTCCAGGGCGAAATGCAAGAGATGAAACTTGAGCATCACTACATCAGaaagtaaagaaaatataaaaaggtggtttattttatctgTTAGAGTGGAAGGTGTAAAGGGTTAAAGAAGTGCAAAGAAAACATTAGTCAAGTAGTGAAAATCTTATAATTTGTCCTGGAGCTCCGAAGGATAAGATTCATGTAACTGATTCCAAACAGTTGGGACAAACATGGGATGGTAGTAATGATAACGGCAGCAGTAACAAAGAACCAAGAATTATTAAGCAGCAGAGAACAACTTGGCAACCAATCACTCAAAGAAGAGCTAAGCCAGCCCACAACCATATGGATCACTCAAGGATAAGCAACGTCAGCCCATAACCATATAGACCAGAAATGAAGTTTCAATATAAAATTGATCAACATTTAACTAATTCAAGATTGTCAACTTGAAGAATTTCTCTAAAATGAGTAATGGTAACAATCAAACTTATCACTCTTTTCCAACAATCAAAAGGTTCAATATGCTGGAATAAGATATGATCTGATCATTCAAGGATGCTTTTCATATTGCAAAAGAAATGCGTGAATGTGCGGATATAATAACCAAATCATAAGCACCAAAActatatagaaattaaaaaccAATGAAACTTCTGTTACATAAAACTAAAGTATCTAGAAAATTGAAAAGGAAATATGTTTGTCTCACTGATATGAAAGACCACATTGGTGTGCCAAATTAAATACTTCTCCAATTGACatcatagaaaattaaaagattGATGGTCCCTATTCGCAAAGTTATGAAAGATTtatagaataaataaacaaaaaaataaagaacaataGATGAAGCTCTGTTTGTAGTCTTCTTACCTGTGAGGCTCATATATGACAGTGGATAATAAGTACTCTGCCACTAGGGAACCACGAGTCCAGTATTTTAGACAAACCAAACCCCCTAATTTTTCTTCAGGAATTGTCACATCAATGGTAGCCATTAAGGAGCCATCAAGAGAAATGGCTACAAGAGCCACATATAGCTGCAACCATCGAAGTACAAGTACATCCACGAAGAGTTAGCCAAAAATTCAAAGATCTAATTCATCATCTACAAGAATTATGATAGCTATCTATGTTGTAATGCAAAAGTAATTACATGCTTAAAACAAATTATGACAGCAACCAAGCAGATTTTAAGATTGACTCTCTCAAAATGCATCCCCAAGACATTATTTAAATAGGTGCAAATTTGTGATCTCGCTCTATTGAAACACAAACTACACACCAATCCTAGCATGGTAGTTTAGCATGAATCTCAGAAATTATTGagctttaaactaaattaaatctctATCTTGTCCCAGACAATCCATGACTGATTACTCCAGCAATAGAAACATGTAATTGAATACCCCACAACTGCCACAAAGAGAGCCTGTGGGAGTTATGACACGTGCATTTCCAGTTTCCAGCAAATAGGAACCAATTGTGGTACTTTCTAGCTTATATCCCTGCCTTCTATGTGGCTGGCTAATCAGAATCAAAATGGATATTTTTGTACCCCATAACTGAGTTGTATCAAATATACTTGTTTCTAGTTAATGGAACCCAACAGTAACAGTGATATTTACAGAGCTAATTCCTGGAAGCAATAATGTCTTAGCAAAAAATGACCCAAAGAATCCATAAAAATGCAACTCCAATCAAGCTGTTTACAGAAATTTGGCAGTTGGTACAAATAATGCATTCTTTCCAAATGTCAAACTACAAATTAGAATTGCTTCTAAACTAACAGCCTACTAATGCATGGACGATTGACTCAAAGAGCTACGGATACAACAGAACAAAAGTTAAGGTAATAGTC is from Zingiber officinale cultivar Zhangliang chromosome 7B, Zo_v1.1, whole genome shotgun sequence and encodes:
- the LOC122004321 gene encoding WD repeat-containing protein 75-like; this translates as MPTMDISKSISGIKPPFSFPLKHEGSCTQVAFEQTTGLVAVSTEDYCVQFYSLFDNHEVSEVQVCKRNFQPADDVMLYVALVAISLDGSLMATIDVTIPEEKLGGLVCLKYWTRGSLVAEYLLSTVIYEPHSDAQVSSLAFRPGHNMAVTSSYGGDFKVWVHGSHADRNNESIQRTGWRCQSVGSYKGKSLTAAAFSADGSVLAIAAETIITLWDPDSNILVAMIGDTLSPITKPSFVGESEYLVSYTHGLKPQLSVWSTSNLALYWSHGIVTEAVSCSHDESQFAVLALLSSAGDADAKGNGVIFFFDVEDPVPVAT